AGACCACCTCAGAGAGAACGCATCTTCTGCTTCATTTCATACCAGTGGAGCCATGAAAGGTCGGCCAGAAAAATCCGGTTCCTGTATATGAGAATAGAGTTAAAATATTTCGATCATTAGCATAATAAATGTTCTGAACTGAGGCCCTCCCTTTTTGGCAACTACAAGCGCTACATTTACCTGGGAAGCGGTTGTGTACGAGTACtgaaacaaattgtccaaatTGCTTCGAGgaactcctcctccttcgtcgacgatctaaaaaagacgacTAACAGCGTCATTAATTTATCCTAGACGACTACTACTTTGATTGCAATGTCTTCGTTGCCTTTGGCTACGAATACTTTCACGGGAGGCATTGACATCGTCGTCAGCTTGCCACGAGATTCAGCTACAGCTCGAAACGaattctaataattaaatattggTATATGCCTTTCCATCCCTAGGTGTCTGACTTTAAAGAGTTCAAAGAGGATGTGATACAAGTGAGAGGGAACGTACGGAATCACGAGCGCGGTGTCGCCGAGTATTTCCACGCCGGGACAATTCATGTAGTAATGCTCGCAAAGAATTCGAGCACTCTCGCCAGCCTCTAACCCAAAGGCATCTACGTGCCGAGCAACTTAGACTATGTACATACGATAAATAATTTCAGACGTGTCGCAACGAGGATCAATGACTCCGATGTGATCGGGATAGCTGCACTCATTTCCAAACAAAACAACTATATATCAAAATTAGACGAGGTGGGTAACTGATAATAGATCTCACGGTGTTGCGAAAGAAGCATTCGTATGCTAATTCGACTAGCGTAAAACCGATCTAAAATAAAAGGCAAatataaagaaaagagatGCAGATTCAATTATATTGACCTACCTAAAAAGTATTGAATCTCggctcgtcgctcgtcgagaATCTTTTCCCCGTCGCGCATCTCCTTCATTTCGACGAGACCCTAGCGATACAAGCGCTcgaaaaaatcatttttcttGAATTCGATTTACTTGAGCGACggtttcgacggcgtcggcgtggCGCTCTTTCACGGCCCCAATCACGGAAGTAAACCTGAAGAGAGAGGTCTCCATGCATAGTTACATGTAGGACATCGTCACCTTTCTGCAGCTgcctcgtcgtcacgtttAGCCCCGCGAAatcgtatgacgtcacgaaaacTCTGCACGTAGCTGAAGCCAGaagaattcgtttctttagttttCAGTGGCCacattttttttgtgtaCCATTGACGAACTAATTTCATCGATGGAGTGGAGAGGAGAGTCGAAGGAAGCAAGTCGATCTCCTTCATGATGTTCGCCAAGCGCACGGGCACTTCTTTTCGCAGGAAATGGAAAGAGCTCACGAcattccttcttttcttcgattttgctacgataaaatcaaaatctaGCGTTTTGAACGTTCTGAATCGGTTATACCAAAGTCGGTGAACTGTTTTATGGTGAGAGGAGTCGGTCGATATTTGCAGTATTCCGAGATGAGATCGTCAGCAACGTTTGCAGCCGTTCTTCGGTGGCAAAGCGTCGCGAAGGGCAAGAGCGGTCGCGCAGACCCAAAAGCCACCTGCATAGCACGACGGTGACGAATGAAATGCGCCAGAGAAGTTAGATCTTACATGTCCTTGCTCCGGGTAGATCTAACTAGGGCCTAACTCCCGGATACGATTTGACGTACACGATACATACCGGTATCACTGTAAAATCTATTTTAGTCTCTCTGCCAAAAAATAACTGACGTTATAAAAAATCCCAACAGCTTGGCTAGCCAGCAAGTCAGCCATAAACAAACGAAGACAGCTGCTACTTACGACCAAACAGTGCTTGGTACTTTTTTTCAACAATCAATTGCCCGATATTCATCTGCCTAAGCAATCCCAGCAGTACCCTTACCGTTGGCGGTGCTGGTGCTTCTGCTCGCTTCTTCCACAAGCTCAGCACTCtaaatcgacgatcgacgatgCCAGAACTCTTTTCGCGAATGTCCtgcagatcgtcgtcgttgatgtcaaagaaaagacagaTATCATTGAGATCTGTTCCCTCGACGGCAGCGCATGCCTTTATTAACTTATCTGACACCGGCTCGTCATCGGCGGGGAAAGGACctaaatgaagaaaatctgAGAAATGATTTTTCAACCGTGCAAATACCTGAACTGGAACTAATTTCAGCTCCAAAGATACACAAGTCTCTGATGCAACCGATGCTATCTTTTTCTGGTCGAACGGAAAACACCCTGTCATCGAGTGAGTTGCCACGGACCTTTTGATCTACTACGCTTGACGAATAAATGGCCGGGTCTTCCTCGAGTTGTTTAAGATGGGAACTATCTATATAGAACCAGTTGAGAATAACTCCCGgacttctttcgtcgcacACTGTGGCGATCATCGATTTCAGTTCGTCAAAGAATTCCTTTGCAACGGCTTCACATCCGTCGCTGCTCGAccagcgaaggatgacgtcaatgcaatgGTGCTCCTTCTTTGTCCCCATTTTGATGAGACAGTGGATCACTTTGCTACGGACGATCTTTACCAACTTGATGCCGTTCTTCCAAGCTTTGTGGCTGACGTTTTCCATGCGAGAGCAACGACATTGCAGACTgacaaacgacgacggagagaTGATATCGACGGAATGGATGCACTCGTATCGTTGGCCGCGATACACGTCCATCGTCGAATCTTCAGCCCAGGCGTCGGCAGGAATAGCATCGTTAAGAAGCGCAGGAATCTGATACATTCCTGGCATGTCTTCCAACTGAATGCACAGTTCCAAGTAGAGAAGAATTTCAATTGCTTCGTCGGCTGACACAACAACTGGAGATGGAGTTCCCTTTTCCTTGAGATGATTTTCGAAAGCCCTCAGAGCCGATTCGATGTCTTCCTTGGAAACCTTGCCAATTTTTTCACGCGGAATGCCAAATACGAAATATGATGGAGCAAGAAGAGGACCGATCACGTTGCGACACAGCCACAGCGGCTGAACACAAATTCGATGACCAAGATTAACGACCTACgtcaaaataataaattaatattaCATAATAATTGTACTTACTATTCCGGAAGAGTCAAGATATTCAACGGTTACTTTTGTCTCGTCCCCAGTCAACGTGAGACCAATGTCTTTAGCAACCCActtttcaaattcttctGACTTCAAAAAATACCTTAATGGACGCATT
The genomic region above belongs to Oscarella lobularis chromosome 12, ooOscLobu1.1, whole genome shotgun sequence and contains:
- the LOC136193870 gene encoding pyruvate dehydrogenase (acetyl-transferring) kinase, mitochondrial-like, which gives rise to MKEIDLLPSTLLSTPSMKLVRQCYVQSFRDVIRFRGAKRDDEAAAERFTSVIGAVKERHADAVETVAQGLVEMKEMRDGEKILDERRAEIQYFLDRFYASRISIRMLLSQHLVLFGNECSYPDHIGVIDPRCDTSEIIYQAGESARILCEHYYMNCPGVEILGDTALVIPYVPSHLYHILFELFKNSFRAVAESRGKLTTMSMPPVKVFVAKGNEDIAIKIVDEGGGVPRSNLDNLFQYSYTTASQEPDFSGRPFMAPLAGYGYGLPLARLYARYFNGDLVLTSVEGHGTDVIVYLKALSEEAIEVLPIYNSSLTKYYERKHAPANWSNYGKSIQRRQSR